A region of Candidatus Hadarchaeales archaeon DNA encodes the following proteins:
- a CDS encoding ScpA family protein, with translation MNLSDQPVQELVELVRLHKLSPWDVDISKLISIYRAKLKQTNEVDLRVPSRVVHSSATLLKIKSEIAVRGESEVTSEEIEEMLNIELPELGELTIEFFAPQRITLEDLLGSLREVLATIPETKEKKPVKREELKVDIQRDIDAMLLRWMEDLLLKIKKIVNEGKTPTFFSLLSEKSRVEFVRVFLTLIFLSSDGKIRLEQSEPFTDIKIELLDGEKDGNTGGSSGS, from the coding sequence ATGAACCTCAGTGACCAGCCAGTTCAGGAACTCGTGGAGCTCGTTCGATTGCACAAATTGAGTCCCTGGGATGTTGATATTTCAAAGCTCATATCAATCTACAGAGCAAAACTCAAGCAAACAAACGAAGTAGATCTTCGAGTTCCGAGCAGAGTAGTACATTCTTCGGCAACTCTTTTGAAAATAAAGTCGGAAATAGCAGTCCGTGGCGAGTCCGAGGTGACGAGCGAGGAAATCGAAGAGATGTTAAACATAGAGTTACCGGAGCTTGGCGAGCTCACGATAGAATTCTTTGCTCCCCAGAGGATAACCTTGGAAGACCTTTTGGGTAGTCTCCGCGAGGTTTTGGCAACCATCCCTGAGACCAAGGAAAAGAAACCGGTGAAAAGAGAGGAGCTCAAAGTTGATATTCAAAGGGACATAGATGCGATGCTTTTGAGGTGGATGGAAGATCTCTTACTCAAGATAAAAAAGATAGTCAATGAGGGAAAGACTCCCACCTTTTTCTCCCTACTCTCTGAGAAATCTCGCGTGGAGTTCGTTAGGGTTTTTCTAACCCTGATTTTTCTGAGTTCAGACGGAAAGATAAGATTGGAGCAGTCGGAACCTTTCACAGATATAAAGATCGAACTTCTGGATGGTGAAAAAGATGGGAATACGGGAGGATCTAGTGGTTCTTGA
- the scpB gene encoding SMC-Scp complex subunit ScpB encodes MGIREDLVVLEGALYASDHPLTIDEIKKILSTESDTYVIQLLEKIEQKHKKVDSPFELQKLGNAYAIKLKGRVKEKVAPLMPKIKISTGALRTLALIAYKQNITLAKLAEVRGNRAYEHVRQLVAAGFVESKPLGKTRVLRTTKKFASYFGLEDDMDLIREKLEELLK; translated from the coding sequence ATGGGAATACGGGAGGATCTAGTGGTTCTTGAAGGCGCGCTTTATGCAAGCGATCATCCTCTTACAATCGATGAGATCAAAAAAATTCTGAGCACAGAATCGGACACGTATGTTATACAGCTTTTGGAAAAGATAGAGCAGAAGCACAAAAAGGTGGATTCTCCCTTTGAGCTTCAGAAGTTGGGAAATGCTTACGCTATAAAGCTGAAAGGAAGGGTTAAAGAAAAAGTTGCCCCTCTAATGCCAAAGATAAAGATCTCGACTGGTGCGCTGAGAACACTCGCGTTGATCGCATATAAACAAAATATAACGCTTGCTAAACTCGCAGAAGTGAGGGGGAACAGAGCTTACGAACATGTGAGACAGCTCGTCGCGGCTGGCTTCGTCGAGTCCAAACCTCTTGGAAAGACACGCGTGCTTCGCACGACCAAAAAGTTTGCGAGTTATTTTGGCCTCGAGGATGACATGGATTTGATAAGAGAAAAACTAGAGGAACTGCTGAAATAG
- a CDS encoding 30S ribosomal protein S8e — protein MVVWHGRSLKKPTGGIRRMSRKKRKREIGREFLEPTIGPRKLIKVRVRGGNYKLRLLSADYANVFDPRTGKASKVKIISVVENPANPHFSRRNILTKGAIIETEIGRARVTSRPGQNGVVNAILIEQVSEA, from the coding sequence ATGGTCGTTTGGCATGGAAGATCCTTAAAGAAGCCGACGGGCGGAATCCGCAGGATGAGCAGAAAGAAGAGAAAGAGAGAAATCGGCCGAGAGTTTTTAGAACCCACGATTGGTCCGAGAAAGCTCATAAAAGTAAGAGTTAGAGGAGGGAACTATAAACTCAGGCTTCTCTCTGCAGACTATGCCAACGTTTTTGATCCGAGGACGGGGAAGGCGAGTAAGGTCAAAATAATCTCCGTTGTAGAAAATCCTGCAAATCCGCACTTCTCCAGAAGAAACATCCTAACAAAAGGAGCTATAATAGAGACTGAAATAGGCAGGGCGAGGGTGACAAGCAGACCAGGCCAGAATGGCGTTGTCAATGCGATTTTGATCGAGCAAGTCTCCGAGGCTTGA
- a CDS encoding DUF488 domain-containing protein, whose translation MKIYALGYGRLSFEDFLEILKEKGIKIVIDVRRFPTSKIPDFCKERLSEKLKEFGIAYAHIEELGGFRGGYERHMKSEEFKKGMRKLKKLAERKTSVIICVEENPAWCHRRYIAKELKREGWEVIHIKPRRLARSKSH comes from the coding sequence ATGAAAATATACGCGCTTGGCTACGGCAGACTCTCCTTTGAAGATTTTCTGGAGATCTTGAAGGAGAAAGGAATCAAAATTGTCATCGATGTCAGAAGATTTCCAACCTCTAAGATCCCAGATTTCTGTAAAGAGCGCCTATCTGAAAAACTGAAAGAGTTTGGGATCGCATACGCACACATCGAAGAACTCGGAGGTTTTCGAGGAGGTTACGAGCGCCACATGAAAAGCGAAGAATTCAAAAAGGGTATGAGAAAACTGAAGAAACTGGCCGAGAGAAAGACTTCCGTCATAATTTGCGTGGAGGAAAATCCAGCTTGGTGCCACAGAAGATACATAGCGAAAGAACTCAAGCGAGAGGGATGGGAGGTTATTCACATCAAGCCTCGGAGACTTGCTCGATCAAAATCGCATTGA
- a CDS encoding Gar1/Naf1 family protein → MKILGKVLHKGSKGLIIKCTFVPKLGKPVFDGRKRRVGEISDIFGPTTEPYAVIKTASEIDPSNLLGSTIYYEEEGVEKRRK, encoded by the coding sequence ATGAAGATTTTAGGAAAAGTTCTGCATAAGGGATCTAAAGGTCTGATAATCAAATGCACGTTCGTTCCAAAGCTCGGCAAACCGGTTTTCGATGGCAGAAAGAGGCGGGTAGGCGAGATTAGCGACATATTCGGACCTACCACAGAGCCATACGCCGTCATTAAAACAGCTTCAGAAATCGATCCTTCAAATCTTCTCGGTTCAACAATATATTATGAGGAAGAGGGGGTGGAAAAACGGAGGAAATAA
- a CDS encoding transcription initiation factor IIB, whose translation MPCPACGSKKNIRDYNRGEIVCANCGCVIEEKLVDLGPEWRAFDEEQREKRGRTGAPMTLTIHDKGLSTMIDWRDKDSHGKSLTPKRRAQIYRLRKWQRRIRVSDAMERNLAFALSEIDRMASQLALPKNVRETASLIYRKAVEERLIRGRSIEGVAAAALYAACRECKIPRTLDEIAEVARVGKKEIGRCYRFIARELLIHLRPTSPIDYVPRFVAELGLSGEVQTKAIEILKEAQAKGITSGRGPTGVAAAAVYIASVLCGERRTQRDVAEVARVTEVTVRNRYKELAEKLNLDVEL comes from the coding sequence ATCCCATGCCCCGCCTGTGGTTCGAAAAAGAATATCCGGGATTATAATCGCGGGGAGATCGTCTGCGCAAATTGCGGTTGTGTGATAGAGGAAAAGCTCGTGGATCTCGGACCGGAGTGGAGGGCTTTCGATGAGGAGCAGAGGGAAAAGAGGGGGAGAACGGGGGCTCCAATGACTTTGACGATCCATGACAAGGGGCTTTCGACCATGATTGACTGGAGGGACAAAGATTCTCACGGGAAATCTTTAACACCGAAGAGAAGGGCCCAGATTTATCGTCTTAGGAAATGGCAGAGAAGAATAAGGGTTTCGGATGCAATGGAGCGTAACTTGGCTTTTGCTCTCTCGGAGATAGACAGGATGGCTTCCCAGCTAGCTCTGCCGAAGAACGTCCGTGAGACGGCTTCGCTAATCTACAGGAAGGCGGTTGAGGAGCGCCTCATAAGAGGGAGGTCTATCGAGGGCGTGGCCGCCGCCGCCCTATACGCCGCATGTAGAGAATGTAAGATTCCCAGAACTCTCGACGAAATCGCGGAAGTAGCCCGAGTGGGTAAAAAAGAGATCGGGCGCTGTTATAGATTCATAGCCAGGGAATTGCTTATCCATTTGAGACCGACAAGTCCGATCGACTATGTCCCACGTTTCGTTGCAGAGCTTGGTCTCAGCGGCGAGGTTCAGACGAAGGCGATAGAGATCCTAAAGGAAGCACAGGCGAAGGGAATAACGTCTGGAAGAGGTCCGACGGGGGTTGCAGCGGCAGCAGTTTACATAGCCAGCGTTCTTTGTGGTGAGAGAAGAACACAAAGGGATGTGGCAGAGGTTGCGAGGGTCACGGAAGTCACGGTGAGAAATAGGTACAAGGAATTAGCGGAGAAATTAAATCTCGACGTCGAATTGTAG
- the radA gene encoding DNA repair and recombination protein RadA, whose amino-acid sequence MEIEELQSLSPSVAEKLRAAGFSTISQLATATATELMHAAEISMRSAIKIINSARDAIKLDYQLASELYERRKNIDRLTTGSTALDKILGGGLESGSVTEVFGEFGSGKSQLAHQLCVNVQLPRERGGLEGNAIYIDTEGTFRPERIAQMASALGLDPAGVLEKIHAARALTTDHQILLVERIGEICRKEPVRLLVVDSVSALFRTEFCGRGTLAERQQKLGRHIAALHNIAERHNVVVFVTNQVQARPDVMFGDPTRPVGGHVLGHAVTVRIYLKKAKDDARIAKLVDHPCLPPESTTIRITPEGIRD is encoded by the coding sequence ATGGAGATAGAAGAACTGCAAAGTTTAAGCCCTTCTGTGGCAGAAAAGCTTAGAGCGGCCGGTTTTTCAACAATATCCCAGCTTGCAACCGCAACCGCCACCGAGCTCATGCATGCAGCTGAGATAAGCATGCGTTCAGCGATTAAGATTATAAACTCGGCGAGGGATGCGATCAAGCTAGACTACCAGCTGGCGAGCGAGCTATACGAGAGGAGAAAGAACATTGACAGGCTCACGACAGGGAGTACAGCTCTTGATAAAATCCTTGGAGGAGGACTAGAATCCGGCTCCGTTACAGAAGTCTTTGGAGAATTTGGTAGCGGAAAATCTCAACTTGCCCACCAGCTCTGTGTGAATGTTCAGCTTCCGCGCGAACGAGGAGGTCTCGAGGGTAACGCTATCTACATCGACACTGAGGGTACGTTTCGCCCGGAGAGAATTGCTCAGATGGCTTCAGCCCTCGGGCTGGATCCAGCGGGAGTCTTGGAGAAGATCCACGCAGCCAGAGCTCTCACGACAGACCACCAGATTCTTCTAGTTGAAAGAATCGGAGAAATCTGCAGAAAAGAACCCGTTAGACTCTTGGTTGTTGATTCGGTTTCTGCGCTCTTCCGAACGGAGTTTTGTGGGAGAGGCACTCTTGCTGAGCGACAGCAAAAGCTTGGACGCCATATCGCCGCACTCCACAACATCGCAGAAAGACACAATGTTGTTGTCTTTGTTACGAACCAAGTGCAGGCAAGACCTGACGTGATGTTCGGAGATCCGACTAGGCCAGTTGGTGGTCATGTTTTAGGTCATGCGGTCACTGTGAGAATATACCTCAAAAAAGCGAAAGACGACGCGAGGATAGCAAAACTTGTGGATCATCCCTGTCTTCCCCCAGAGTCTACAACGATAAGAATAACGCCAGAAGGAATAAGAGATTAG
- a CDS encoding cofactor-independent phosphoglycerate mutase, whose protein sequence is MKYIVIVGDGMADYPVEKHGGKTPLETANKPNIDMLAKLGRLGIIKTVPDGMPPDSGVANLSILGYDPVLYFTGRGPLEAGAFNVPVGDNDIIFRCNLVTVKDGILVDYSAGHVTNEEARELLNAVSQLGVGEYFVGVSYRHIFLLKNQEINVGCSPPHSITGQPIKEHMIGPDGGEIGKKLNELMLKSYEILSKHPINLRREREGKNPANMIWLWGPGKKPKLEPFEQKYGLKGGVISGIILIKGIGNYAKMRVIEVPGATGYYDTNYEGKADYALKALEEGLDLIYIHVEAPDEAGHAGDFDQKVRTIEDLDKRLLGRILNRVDMENVKIMLLPDHPTPIERRMHMPDPVPVVVYSPKKKGDGLRFSETEARKGSLGFIYGPDLMRLFISRL, encoded by the coding sequence ATGAAGTACATTGTGATTGTCGGCGACGGGATGGCTGATTATCCGGTGGAAAAACACGGTGGAAAAACTCCGCTTGAAACAGCGAACAAACCGAATATAGACATGCTTGCGAAGCTCGGAAGACTTGGTATCATAAAAACAGTCCCCGATGGTATGCCCCCGGATTCCGGTGTGGCGAACCTTTCTATTCTTGGTTATGACCCCGTCTTGTATTTCACTGGGAGAGGTCCACTTGAAGCTGGAGCGTTCAACGTTCCGGTCGGGGATAATGACATAATTTTCCGATGCAACCTTGTCACGGTCAAGGATGGCATTCTCGTAGACTATTCAGCAGGGCACGTGACGAATGAAGAGGCTAGGGAACTTTTGAACGCAGTTTCCCAACTTGGTGTTGGAGAGTATTTTGTTGGCGTCAGTTATAGACACATATTCTTGCTCAAAAATCAGGAGATAAATGTCGGCTGCAGTCCACCACACAGCATAACAGGTCAACCAATTAAGGAACACATGATTGGCCCGGACGGCGGAGAAATCGGGAAAAAACTCAATGAACTTATGCTGAAGTCTTACGAAATTTTGTCAAAACATCCTATAAACCTTAGGCGAGAGCGTGAGGGAAAAAATCCGGCGAACATGATTTGGCTTTGGGGGCCGGGAAAGAAGCCAAAGCTTGAGCCCTTTGAACAGAAATATGGTTTAAAAGGAGGCGTGATTTCGGGCATCATTCTCATCAAAGGAATAGGAAATTATGCGAAGATGAGAGTTATAGAAGTCCCGGGTGCTACCGGCTATTATGACACAAACTATGAGGGAAAGGCCGACTATGCTCTGAAAGCACTGGAGGAGGGACTAGATTTGATTTACATTCATGTGGAGGCGCCGGATGAGGCTGGTCATGCCGGAGACTTTGATCAAAAGGTCCGAACCATCGAGGATCTGGATAAAAGGCTTTTGGGGAGGATTCTGAACAGGGTTGACATGGAAAACGTGAAGATCATGCTTCTGCCGGATCATCCGACACCAATTGAGAGGAGAATGCACATGCCAGACCCGGTTCCAGTGGTTGTTTATTCTCCGAAAAAGAAAGGGGACGGGCTTCGATTCTCCGAGACGGAGGCGAGAAAGGGGTCCCTTGGCTTTATTTATGGCCCAGATTTGATGCGATTATTTATCTCTCGGCTTTGA
- a CDS encoding MFS transporter: MRKAYTALIALGLVSLLGDVVYEGSRGAVPAFLRGLGASAFVVGAISGVGEAFNLILRFVSGDVADRTGAYWSLTIIGYVLIVSIPLLAFTGRWEIAAILILTERLGKALRSPARDVILSECCKEIGRGKAFGIHEFLDQIGAVLGPVLISAVLLISNGNYRFAFSVMFIPFFAMLFFLARARRLLGEVEKRAEKKEEKFSSREFTMYVSAVGLNTLSLIPASLILYQISGEVGAWAVALVYALIQLVDAPSALLAGHVYDKIRQKMLIIPFVLSILPAPLTLLGGKINLIAAAIIFGFILGMQESVYRAFVADIVPLERRGRAYGIFNSVYGFSALGSGLIFGALLQAGAYWLAVFAYSFFLNVIGIVLLNESWRKSKPRDK, translated from the coding sequence ATGAGAAAAGCATATACAGCGCTAATTGCGCTTGGTTTAGTCAGTCTCCTGGGCGATGTTGTTTATGAGGGATCGAGAGGAGCTGTGCCGGCTTTCCTTCGCGGGTTGGGCGCATCCGCTTTTGTTGTTGGAGCAATCTCCGGAGTTGGTGAAGCTTTTAACCTGATTCTAAGATTCGTAAGCGGAGACGTGGCTGACAGAACCGGAGCATATTGGTCACTAACAATAATCGGTTATGTTTTGATTGTTTCCATACCTCTGCTAGCCTTCACTGGACGTTGGGAAATAGCCGCGATTTTGATTCTCACAGAACGTTTAGGAAAAGCTCTCAGATCTCCAGCTAGAGACGTCATCCTTTCAGAGTGCTGTAAGGAAATAGGAAGAGGAAAGGCTTTTGGAATTCACGAGTTTCTTGACCAAATAGGCGCGGTTTTGGGACCGGTTTTGATATCGGCTGTTCTTTTAATATCTAACGGTAATTATCGCTTCGCGTTTTCCGTCATGTTCATACCTTTCTTTGCGATGTTGTTTTTCCTTGCCAGAGCACGTAGACTTTTGGGAGAAGTTGAAAAGAGAGCCGAGAAAAAGGAAGAGAAATTCAGTTCCAGAGAGTTTACGATGTACGTCTCAGCGGTCGGCTTAAACACTCTCTCGCTAATCCCTGCCTCTCTAATTCTTTATCAGATATCTGGAGAGGTTGGGGCTTGGGCCGTGGCGCTAGTTTACGCATTGATCCAGTTAGTCGACGCCCCCTCCGCACTGCTTGCTGGACACGTTTACGATAAAATAAGGCAAAAGATGCTGATTATTCCCTTCGTTTTATCTATTCTTCCTGCGCCCCTTACCCTTTTGGGTGGGAAAATCAATCTTATTGCAGCTGCCATCATATTTGGATTCATTCTAGGAATGCAGGAATCTGTCTACAGAGCATTCGTCGCAGACATCGTACCCCTCGAGAGAAGAGGTAGAGCGTACGGAATTTTCAACTCCGTTTATGGATTCTCTGCTCTAGGAAGCGGTTTGATCTTTGGAGCCCTACTCCAAGCAGGGGCATACTGGCTAGCGGTTTTTGCTTATTCTTTCTTTCTAAACGTTATTGGAATCGTTTTACTTAACGAAAGTTGGAGAAAATCAAAGCCGAGAGATAAATAA
- a CDS encoding threonine--tRNA ligase, protein MRLLLIHADYLEFEAKEPTPIAEELPEELRSKRFEEPLVVFTAVEEEDIENVQEIVKKAADEISDVKEKVNAKLVVIYPYAHLSSSLAPAESAVETLKMLANELRSRGIETERLPFGWYKSFKISCKGHPLSELSRQISPTVGVTEAVTKEETIKSRWFILEPDGKLHEITMEDGEIRGYDFSRYPELKLFAIHEISRSREAKEEPPHIQLMRRLELVDYEPGSDSGNFRFYPKGRFMKFLLERWVSQRAKEYGAMEIETPIMYDYDHPALKSYLERFPARQYTLKSGKRRFFLRFSACFGQFLLASSAVISYRNLPLRLYEITHYSFRLEKSGELSGLRRLRTFTMPDMHTICADIEQAKEEFKKQFKLCMRCLRDLGIKNYETGIRMTEDFLEKNKEFIISLAKLVRKPVLLEVWSQRYAYFDPKFEFNFVDTTGKASALSTVQMDHENAVRYGITYVDENGCKKHPIILHCSPSGSLERVIYALLEQAYKDMQNGKTPCLPLWLSPTQVRIIPVADRHKKFCERLAQEIEKEGIRVDLDDRGETVGKKIRDAEREWIPYILVVGDEEMKTKKLKVRIRGKKRLKSLALKKLCTEIKRKTVGFPQEPLPLPRKLSARPIFFGG, encoded by the coding sequence ATGAGGCTGCTACTCATCCACGCGGATTATCTAGAATTCGAAGCGAAAGAACCGACACCGATAGCTGAGGAACTTCCAGAGGAGCTAAGATCCAAGAGGTTTGAAGAACCACTGGTAGTTTTCACGGCCGTTGAGGAAGAGGATATAGAAAATGTTCAAGAGATCGTGAAGAAAGCCGCGGATGAGATCTCGGATGTTAAAGAAAAGGTTAACGCAAAACTTGTTGTAATATATCCATACGCCCATCTCAGTTCTTCCCTTGCCCCGGCGGAAAGTGCAGTGGAGACTCTTAAAATGCTGGCTAATGAGCTGAGATCTAGAGGAATTGAAACAGAACGTCTACCTTTTGGATGGTATAAAAGCTTTAAAATCAGCTGTAAGGGACATCCACTGAGTGAACTCTCCCGGCAGATTTCTCCAACCGTTGGTGTCACCGAAGCCGTAACTAAAGAGGAAACCATAAAATCTCGCTGGTTTATTCTCGAACCTGATGGAAAACTTCATGAAATAACAATGGAAGATGGAGAAATTCGGGGCTATGATTTTTCCAGATATCCTGAGCTGAAACTCTTTGCCATCCATGAGATTTCGAGAAGCAGAGAGGCAAAGGAGGAACCTCCTCACATCCAGCTAATGCGTAGATTGGAACTCGTGGATTATGAACCGGGGAGCGATTCGGGCAATTTCCGCTTTTATCCGAAAGGTAGATTCATGAAATTCCTGCTGGAGAGGTGGGTAAGCCAGAGGGCAAAAGAATACGGAGCGATGGAGATAGAGACTCCCATAATGTATGATTATGATCATCCGGCGCTTAAGAGCTATTTAGAAAGGTTTCCGGCAAGACAGTATACTCTGAAATCCGGGAAGAGGAGATTTTTCCTCAGGTTTTCCGCTTGCTTCGGACAGTTTCTCCTAGCATCTTCAGCGGTTATCTCTTACAGGAACCTTCCACTGAGACTCTACGAGATTACACATTACTCTTTCAGGTTGGAGAAAAGCGGAGAGCTTTCGGGCCTGCGCAGGCTGAGAACCTTCACTATGCCAGACATGCACACAATTTGCGCGGACATCGAGCAAGCAAAAGAAGAATTTAAAAAACAGTTTAAACTCTGCATGAGATGCCTGAGAGATCTGGGAATCAAAAACTACGAAACTGGAATAAGAATGACCGAAGATTTTCTCGAGAAAAACAAGGAATTCATCATCTCTCTCGCAAAACTCGTGCGTAAACCAGTATTGCTAGAAGTGTGGAGCCAGCGGTATGCTTACTTTGATCCGAAATTCGAATTTAACTTCGTGGATACAACAGGCAAAGCTTCTGCGCTCTCTACCGTTCAGATGGACCATGAAAACGCGGTAAGATATGGAATAACCTACGTGGATGAGAACGGATGCAAAAAACATCCCATAATTCTGCACTGCTCACCTTCGGGTAGTCTAGAGAGAGTCATATACGCGCTGCTTGAGCAGGCGTACAAGGATATGCAGAATGGGAAGACTCCCTGCCTCCCACTATGGCTTTCGCCCACCCAGGTTAGGATAATACCAGTGGCGGATAGACATAAAAAGTTCTGCGAAAGGCTTGCCCAAGAAATCGAAAAAGAAGGCATAAGGGTTGATCTGGACGACAGAGGAGAAACTGTTGGCAAAAAGATTAGGGACGCGGAAAGAGAATGGATTCCATACATTCTCGTAGTCGGAGATGAGGAGATGAAAACCAAAAAGTTAAAAGTTAGAATAAGAGGGAAAAAGAGACTAAAGAGCCTTGCTCTCAAAAAACTCTGTACCGAAATAAAGAGAAAGACGGTTGGTTTTCCGCAAGAGCCGTTGCCGCTTCCGAGAAAACTTTCGGCGCGACCGATATTTTTCGGTGGTTAA
- a CDS encoding 60S ribosomal export protein NMD3, with the protein MRRFCYKCGALEKDAGPLVEGLCQRCFRESFRLELPDKVELTSCKICGSFLIRGEWMKVTKEEAVMAELNKKMRLPDGLKFEVKTKDGTEMICVFGSVGEPRKIPIEIEKPVKIEERFMTCKLCSLRKAGYYEAIVQVRGIPSQEISKILRKSKDDLLISEEDFISEFVPLENGADIYVSNISLGRRLSSVFKGMGARITSTSKLISQTKDGKKRYRVTFLVRF; encoded by the coding sequence GTGAGGAGGTTCTGCTATAAGTGCGGGGCATTGGAAAAAGACGCTGGACCTCTTGTTGAGGGCCTCTGTCAGCGCTGCTTCAGGGAGAGCTTTAGATTAGAACTCCCGGATAAGGTGGAGCTGACTTCATGCAAAATCTGCGGCTCCTTTTTGATCCGCGGCGAGTGGATGAAAGTCACAAAAGAAGAAGCGGTTATGGCGGAGTTGAACAAAAAAATGCGTCTACCAGATGGTCTAAAGTTTGAAGTGAAGACGAAAGATGGTACAGAAATGATTTGCGTCTTTGGTAGTGTGGGAGAACCGCGAAAAATCCCCATAGAAATCGAGAAACCTGTGAAGATAGAGGAAAGATTCATGACTTGTAAACTTTGCTCGCTCAGGAAAGCAGGATATTATGAGGCAATCGTTCAAGTTAGAGGAATTCCATCTCAAGAGATATCAAAAATTCTGCGAAAGTCGAAAGACGATCTTTTGATTTCCGAAGAAGATTTCATCTCGGAATTTGTTCCGCTTGAAAACGGGGCAGACATATACGTGAGCAATATTTCGCTCGGCAGGAGGCTTTCGTCCGTTTTTAAAGGAATGGGTGCGAGAATAACTTCTACTTCAAAGTTGATCAGTCAAACGAAGGACGGAAAAAAGAGATACCGTGTAACCTTTCTCGTCCGTTTTTAA